The genomic segment CCAGGCACACCACATGCAGAAATAATCACATAATTGCGGTACGTTTTGGAAATACTCTCGTCATCACCATTGCCAAGATAGAGCACAATGAATGCATTAAACAAAGGATAAGCCAAGCCAATTAAGGCCCATAGCGTCCATATCAAGGCAGTCGTGTAGCCCATGGCAAAATTTGAAAACAAGGGACGCAAATGAGTGAAGGTTTCGGCAGGATGACTGTTTCGGAGGTTGATGCGCATTTCCCGGACTGGTTTCATAATCTTGTCCATAAAGCCATCTGGCTCATCTTCTATTTCTTCGATCAGAGCATCTTCATTCACTTCTTCTCCAGCTGCAGCTCTTAGTGATGCCACAGTAAGCATGCCTTCAGGCAATGGCTTACCACAAATTTTGGCAAACCTTTGCATAGCTCGAACGGCGTCCCCATCGCGGCCTTTAGAGATTAAAAACTTGGGACTTTCTGGGATCTGGAACACCACGAAGCGAAGAAAGAAGCAAAGAAGTGTATAGGCGCCTGTGACGAATAGCGTGTATCGCCAGCCAACGTTTTTTTCTACCCATCCGCGGCTGTTCTTTGGTAAATGCATGCAGTCATCATCAGAAGTGCAGCTCCAAGTAGCGATAAATCCCCACCCGATAAGTGAAGTGACAAGCTGACCTAGGGGCCAGAATACAGACAACAAAGTTAACAGCTGTTGACGGACACCGGGCAGGAACTCCAAAAAGAGCATGCCATCCACCGGAAGACTGCCTCCAATCCCAACGCCAGTACAAGCCAGTAATGCGCCGAGCGTGTAAAAGTTTTTAGCGCCACCAGAAGCCGTACCAAAGACACCACAAATGAAAAGAGTGGCGTTGAAGGAAAAACGACGACCCACGACGTCGGCTGCAAATCCCCAGAAAGCGGCGCCCACAATCAAGCCAGCGTATAGGGACAGTGTTAACATGGCAGAATTCTGGTTTCCATAGTCGTTGTTTGGGTCTTTGAACTCATCATGCGCAGGCTGAAGAATCACAGCCACAAGTTGAAGCCAGGCATTATCAAGGAACCAGCCCACACCGGCTACCATCAACAAGCCGTATTGCCACCAGGTCATGCCAATGTGCTCATTGATGATCTTGTTCATAATATATACCTTGCGCAAATAAACGTCATCCACAGCGCTCATCTCGACGTGTATAGGGCCTTCCATCTCAGTGCTCACGTCCAGTTTGCCTTTCTGAATGTCGCCGAGCACATTCAAACGGTCCGCCTCAATGGCCGTGTCATTTGCTTGGTGATCAACAGTAGGTACTTGCTTGACCTCTTCTGTAGGCACTTGTGTCATATTGTGAGCCTACAGGTTGGGAATATTAAAAAATAACGAAATAGAAAGGGGTGAAAAGAAAGCTTGTTACCAGTTGACTCTAATGGGCCCGCGAAGGATGCAAAGCTTATGTTGCATCTCCACAGCTGCCCCAGAGTGGAAAAAGTGTGACAAGAGTGGGATTCGAACCCACGCCTCAGGGAGACTGCGATATTATGTCGAGGTGTCGCGAAGCGAGCCTGAACACAGCGCCTTAGACCACTCGGCCATCTTGCCTGCAGATGGTCAATTGTTGTGATAGAAACGTACATGAGTGAATGCGATTTATTACGTGAGAATGGAGAAACAGCACGGATCTGGGGCAGGGGCTCATTTGGGCATGTCCAACGAGACCGAGGCCGATGCGTTGATTGAAAGATACGCGTCAGTGTTGGATCCTAGTCTTATTTTAGCCATCGCGAATGAGCCTGGACAGTCGACAGATGAAGCATCTAAAATTTTGGATGCGCTGGTAGAAACAGTACCGCCCGAATGTGTGCAGGAGAAGCCTGTGTCTGCTGAGCTCACCCTGTTATTTCTTCAGCAAAGCTTTCCGCATGTGGCATATGAAAAACTCGAGACACTGCTTATTTCGAGTGACGGAGATATTGACATGGTAATCGACAAATTATATGCTGAGGATATGTTGGCCCAGGAACCAACGATGCCTGTACCAAAAGGCCTGGATTATGATGCTCTGGCTGAGGGTTTAGCTAGCAAGAAATCCAAACCTTCCAACAAATTCAAGAAGCGCACCACAGGACCTATTACCGTGAGTCTGACTGACCAGCGCAGTCCTCATCACATTTACTACGACAAACGCGTGCCGCGACCTGCATCCAAGCTGCCAGACACGTCGGTGGACACGTTTGGACTCACAGATGAAGAAATGGCACGCAAGCTACAGAATGCAGAGCGGGATGCGGCTGATGCTGCGTCAGAGCCTGTAGCTGACCAGCAATGGCTTCTAGCGTCTTCTTCGCTGTCTCAATTGGCCGCCTTGCTCGGCATGTCGCCAGCACGCATCCAAAGCCTATTCCATCAGTCTTCCTTTAATTTGCACTTGACTTTTGGTCGTGCAGTGGAAGCAGCGATGATAAGCCCacaagcgcaagaagcaGTGCAGGCGCCTGAATTTGCTACCACATGCGCTTCGCTCGCCAGCATTACCGAGGAGACGGAGAGAGAGATCGCGCGACTTTTGCAAGCGGCGCAAGGGCATCAAGACGCTGTGCTTGATTTgctccagctgcgcaaCGTTATCCGTGAAGCAGCAGATGGCCTCGTGGATGGCCCTGACATTCTTGACCCTGCCGGTCGCATCGGAACACACAGGGACAATGCGGAACGAGTCACATCCACACAGTCTGTTCACAAGCCTGTCACGGGTTCCGTGCCGCATTGGCTCCCGAGTGGTGATGCAGCGTTCACGTACGCAggtcgtgcgtcgcgagcaggAGTATCGCGCGCAGAAGCACATCAACCTGGTGGTATTACTCTTCCCGCCTCGGCAGGCCGtgtggccatggcaccagCATGGCAAGATGAGATGGATGACCGTGTCTACTCGAGCGAAGATTGTCGTGAACGCGCCGCTGAGTACCGTGCGCGAAGAaacgaggcgctgcagcaaGCTGCGCGGAGTGCACAACAATCGCGCACGTCTCGGATGGGAGGTGCGGCTATGGTATACGCAGAGGAGGCGCGCAAGTACGACATGGAGGCACGACGATGGCAATTGcgggcgtcgagcgcgctgGTGGACCAACGGCGTCTGGATGCACAGAGCAGTGGGCATGACAGCAGAGCCGCGGATCGTATTGACTTGCATGGTCTGACCGTGCACGAGGCCCTGACCGTGGTGGCACAGCATGTGGCACGATGGCAGTCTACGCCATTAGGCGAAGCGCGCTCCAGGCCACCGCTCGAAATCATCACGGGCCGAGGTGTGCACAGTCGACACAGTGTGTCGGTGATTCGCCCGGCGATCGAGCGCTATCTTCGCCAGCGCGGCTTTCGAGTCGACACGGTATCCAATGCAGGTGCGTTGTATGTCAAGGCACCCACAGCCACATGACGAAGCCTGCTGGGAGAGGCATCGCTTATCAGACGCTGCAGTAATACATAGGGGTGCATATGCAATATATAATAGGGTCTATGACATCGGGCTTCCTCGTCCTGCAGGATCGGGTGGACGCCACCCTGCATGGTGGGGTCCGTCGGCCAAGGATTTTTTTCTTCCGTGCCACAggtgcagcacgacgaggaggacgGCTCTCGATATCGTGCTGTAGCGCTTGCGCACAAGGCGCATGGTGGGCACAATGGAGATGGATATGAATGAGCTGGACTTGGCTCGCGAGGTCCAAACCCTCCGAGCTCGCCGGCGCCTGTCCACGAGTCACCCAGCCGCCATTGATCCAGACTTTGCCGGCGTGCAGCTGTATGATAAGTCACCCTCTGTGCATGATCTTCCCCCTCTTCCTGATACGCCCTCTTCTGTGTCGAGTGGCGcgagtgtgccgccgccttcCACCCCCACTCTGGACGATGGCTGCCCTTTTGACGAAGAGACGCTATCTCAGTGTTCCCCCATCTTTGGCTCCTCGAAACGGGAGCGTTACCTTGCGcggcgccagatgcgccAGACGCAAGCTGCAGCAGATCCCGCAACGCCGCCTCCCCCACCGAAAGGACCGTCTGAGGGCATGTGGCTCTCTGCCTCGATGCACCCTGAAGTCAGTCCGGACGAGTTTCGTGCGTTCCTCAAGGCGCAGGCTGAGCGCAATGTACACCATAACCTGACAGCTCACCAGCTAGATACCCCTTCGCGAACGCGCCAACCCGCTATTCTGCGGCGTTCCAGcacgctgcggcgccaAGTCAAAGCTGAGGAGTCGGTGCCTGAGATGGCCCTACATCGGCATTCCATGACGGAGCCCGAGTCCGTGCATGACCGACCGATTGTGCGTGCGGAGTCTGTGCCACCCCGCTCGCCGTCGTATCATTCTCGTGTTCATCGCAAACCGCCACCCACTTTTTcgcatgcgatgcagccTCCCCTGGCGCCTCAGCCCACGCCGGACACGGCGCCGCAAGGTCCGCGTCCACCGTCGAACGAGCATGCATTCATGCGTCCCATACTACCGCCGAAGGATCAGCTGCCTGAGCCACCGCCCAAGACAGTGTCTGTGCCACCGCCTAGGCGTGTAGTGCCACAGGTGCCGGAAGCAGCACAACCACGTCCGCGACCTGATGAAGTGCGTGTCGCACCGCGACGTAGCGACGACAAAGGACCGCGGCACACTCCCAAACTGGATGAGTCGCCccgcgcatcgacgatgcgggACCGCAAGACATTTGGTCTGTCGTGGTTTAGCCTGACCAAAGAGGACGACGTGCGAAAGAAGGAGGCTGCCtgtgacgacgaggcacctCGCCGCGAAAAGGACACCTTCCTGACGGGTCTTTTCAGCAAGCGCAAGGGGATGGACTCGTACGACTCACTGCGTCACCGCGCGCGCAGTCTATTCTCTGGATCCTCGCCGTTTTCGCACCACACGGAGTACCCACTTGCAAAGCGGTATCCTGTTCCGGTCGAGCGCTCGCTGTATCGCCTTTCGCATGTCAAGCTGAGCCAtccgcggcggccgctATATCAGCAGGTGGAAATCTCCAACTTTATGTTTTGGTATCTGTCGATCATTGACTCGGCTCAGGCGCGTCCTCCGCGCTCACTCTCGTCATCCAGCAGCCAGCGGGGGAATGGGCTTAGCGAGTATGATGAGGCGAATCAGCTGCGTATGCCTGGCACGCAGCCGCGCACGGTGCATACAGGCTCGCTCGTGCCCACGGCGCCCGCATCGCTGGAGCCTGTCCAATACCAAGGTGCGCCGGTCGTGGCATGGCAAGAGCCGGCAAGCGACCCGGCATCGCATGTGCAGCGTCCCGCACGTGGGCCACTGCCCACCGTTCCATCGCAGCCAAGTAGGAAGGTGCCGCCTTCTCCTACGCGA from the Malassezia restricta chromosome II, complete sequence genome contains:
- a CDS encoding transporter, whose translation is MTQVPTEEVKQVPTVDHQANDTAIEADRLNVLGDIQKGKLDVSTEMEGPIHVEMSAVDDVYLRKVYIMNKIINEHIGMTWWQYGLLMVAGVGWFLDNAWLQLVAVILQPAHDEFKDPNNDYGNQNSAMLTLSLYAGLIVGAAFWGFAADVVGRRFSFNATLFICGVFGTASGGAKNFYTLGALLACTGVGIGGSLPVDGMLFLEFLPGVRQQLLTLLSVFWPLGQLVTSLIGWGFIATWSCTSDDDCMHLPKNSRGWVEKNVGWRYTLFVTGAYTLLCFFLRFVVFQIPESPKFLISKGRDGDAVRAMQRFAKICGKPLPEGMLTVASLRAAAGEEVNEDALIEEIEDEPDGFMDKIMKPVREMRINLRNSHPAETFTHLRPLFSNFAMGYTTALIWTLWALIGLAYPLFNAFIVLYLGNGDDESISKTYRNYVIISACGVPGCLFATWLVDLPRAGRRGAMAIGTLLTGIFLFGFTGLDGSNSSGKLGFFCAISFTQNVMYGVLFCYTPEAFPAPLRGAADGVGSSLNRLFGMFAAIIKSYQPNSDSATPLYVSAALFIACGLLMITLRVETAARTSI
- a CDS encoding SMR domain protein, which codes for MEKQHGSGAGAHLGMSNETEADALIERYASVLDPSLILAIANEPGQSTDEASKILDALVETVPPECVQEKPVSAELTLLFLQQSFPHVAYEKLETLLISSDGDIDMVIDKLYAEDMLAQEPTMPVPKGLDYDALAEGLASKKSKPSNKFKKRTTGPITVSLTDQRSPHHIYYDKRVPRPASKLPDTSVDTFGLTDEEMARKLQNAERDAADAASEPVADQQWLLASSSLSQLAALLGMSPARIQSLFHQSSFNLHLTFGRAVEAAMISPQAQEAVQAPEFATTCASLASITEETEREIARLLQAAQGHQDAVLDLLQLRNVIREAADGLVDGPDILDPAGRIGTHRDNAERVTSTQSVHKPVTGSVPHWLPSGDAAFTYAGRASRAGVSRAEAHQPGGITLPASAGRVAMAPAWQDEMDDRVYSSEDCRERAAEYRARRNEALQQAARSAQQSRTSRMGGAAMVYAEEARKYDMEARRWQLRASSALVDQRRLDAQSSGHDSRAADRIDLHGLTVHEALTVVAQHVARWQSTPLGEARSRPPLEIITGRGVHSRHSVSVIRPAIERYLRQRGFRVDTVSNAGALYVKAPTAT
- a CDS encoding mitotic cell cycle regulation protein, which produces MVGTMEMDMNELDLAREVQTLRARRRLSTSHPAAIDPDFAGVQLYDKSPSVHDLPPLPDTPSSVSSGASVPPPSTPTLDDGCPFDEETLSQCSPIFGSSKRERYLARRQMRQTQAAADPATPPPPPKGPSEGMWLSASMHPEVSPDEFRAFLKAQAERNVHHNLTAHQLDTPSRTRQPAILRRSSTLRRQVKAEESVPEMALHRHSMTEPESVHDRPIVRAESVPPRSPSYHSRVHRKPPPTFSHAMQPPLAPQPTPDTAPQGPRPPSNEHAFMRPILPPKDQLPEPPPKTVSVPPPRRVVPQVPEAAQPRPRPDEVRVAPRRSDDKGPRHTPKLDESPRASTMRDRKTFGLSWFSLTKEDDVRKKEAACDDEAPRREKDTFLTGLFSKRKGMDSYDSLRHRARSLFSGSSPFSHHTEYPLAKRYPVPVERSLYRLSHVKLSHPRRPLYQQVEISNFMFWYLSIIDSAQARPPRSLSSSSSQRGNGLSEYDEANQLRMPGTQPRTVHTGSLVPTAPASLEPVQYQGAPVVAWQEPASDPASHVQRPARGPLPTVPSQPSRKVPPSPTRRPVPRVARRTAHLENHLDELQKQALSTHYALRHPQGVPSHAPISLRSSHAHPLPLPPLSMPPAPRPSPYAP